A genomic stretch from Chitinophaga agri includes:
- a CDS encoding helix-turn-helix transcriptional regulator, protein MKIAITDKGTGIAKEFARAIGAVAEGRFIYIPEDKGLGYITGFGWGKELRMMIRNYYLREEVYIERTNELAEGQEDIVFLLSGILPSIVQPDERLLPEQANILICKHAVSSVIAMPSNTSFGSVTIAVARQYLQQLFGQIDHPVVSSVLAAGDNFVFETGISAPIIHTAGAMLGQPVPDGLESYYYRLKCEELLCHVFALLMQRAEVPASNMHVDDIKAIYKVKTHLQSRPEEPPNITSLAKEAGMSEPKLRKLFRQTFGKGVFEYYQAGRIQEAARLLKDGRLTVSEVGYQLGFTNLSHFSRVFEQHIGVKPKKYSKM, encoded by the coding sequence ATGAAAATAGCGATCACTGATAAAGGGACTGGTATTGCAAAGGAGTTTGCCCGCGCTATCGGTGCCGTGGCAGAGGGGCGGTTCATATATATTCCTGAAGACAAGGGGCTGGGGTACATAACCGGCTTTGGCTGGGGGAAAGAATTGCGCATGATGATCCGGAACTATTACCTCAGAGAGGAGGTGTATATTGAACGTACAAATGAGCTGGCAGAAGGGCAGGAGGACATCGTTTTTTTATTAAGTGGCATTCTCCCATCGATAGTGCAGCCGGATGAACGACTATTGCCGGAACAGGCCAATATCCTGATCTGTAAGCATGCTGTTTCTTCTGTCATCGCCATGCCTTCAAATACGAGTTTCGGTAGTGTGACAATTGCTGTTGCCCGGCAATATCTTCAACAGCTCTTTGGTCAGATAGACCATCCGGTAGTGTCAAGTGTTTTAGCAGCAGGAGATAATTTTGTATTTGAAACGGGGATCTCTGCACCCATCATTCATACGGCCGGCGCAATGCTCGGGCAGCCTGTTCCGGACGGTCTGGAAAGCTATTATTACAGGTTGAAGTGTGAAGAATTGCTGTGTCATGTATTTGCCCTGCTAATGCAACGGGCCGAAGTGCCCGCCAGTAATATGCATGTCGATGATATTAAAGCGATATATAAGGTCAAGACCCACTTACAATCACGTCCTGAAGAACCACCAAACATCACCTCACTGGCGAAAGAAGCGGGTATGAGCGAGCCAAAATTGCGAAAGCTCTTCCGGCAGACCTTTGGCAAAGGTGTTTTTGAGTATTATCAGGCCGGCAGAATACAGGAAGCAGCAAGGTTGTTAAAAGATGGAAGGCTGACAGTCTCAGAGGTCGGCTACCAGCTTGGTTTCACAAATCTCAGTCATTTTTCCAGGGTCTTTGAGCAACATATCGGTGTTAAACCCAAGAAGTATTCAAAAATGTAG
- a CDS encoding HAD family hydrolase, giving the protein MPDKSDKLLILDLDETLIHATTAPLTITADFQVDAFYIHQRPGVARFLANISPHFTLGIWSSASDEYVTDIVKAITPPDVEWALIWGRSRCTMKRDYTLDAYYFEKKLEKVKKKGFRLEQIIIIDDSPEKSRSNYGNAVYIEPFTGDSNDQELTYLYDYLLTLKDANNIRTIEKRGWRSRTWPYATMH; this is encoded by the coding sequence ATGCCCGACAAATCAGACAAACTACTGATACTTGATCTTGATGAAACGCTGATACATGCGACCACTGCTCCCCTGACCATCACTGCGGATTTTCAGGTTGATGCTTTCTATATTCATCAGCGTCCCGGAGTTGCACGGTTCCTGGCAAATATATCCCCGCATTTTACATTAGGGATATGGAGTTCTGCAAGTGATGAATATGTAACTGATATCGTGAAAGCAATCACACCACCTGATGTGGAATGGGCGCTCATTTGGGGCAGAAGCAGGTGCACCATGAAAAGAGATTATACGCTGGATGCATATTACTTCGAAAAAAAGCTGGAGAAAGTGAAAAAGAAGGGGTTCCGGCTGGAGCAAATAATCATTATAGATGATTCTCCGGAAAAGTCAAGAAGTAATTATGGCAATGCCGTGTATATTGAGCCCTTCACCGGAGATAGCAATGATCAGGAGCTGACATATCTGTATGATTATCTGTTAACATTGAAAGACGCAAATAACATACGAACGATAGAAAAGAGAGGTTGGCGATCCAGGACCTGGCCTTATGCAACAATGCATTAA
- a CDS encoding S9 family peptidase → MRTLFLLISFVIAHACYAQDEGYKTPPKEIADLLLANPTPAVSVDGQGNWMLVMERNSYPSVEELAQPELRIAGQRINPGNFAPSRQTYINHFKLKDLHANREFAVTGLPANMLAGNVVWSPDEKKIAFINTSAKAVDLYVIDIATHKATRVNKQPLNVILGDHFIWMDDHTLLYKTILQPATAAPARSLMPAGPTIQQNLGKVAPSRTYQDLIKSPYDEELFAFYATTQLVKNVNGTETKIGEPAIYNAYSLSPDKKYLLTRTINKPFSYLVPAYGFNASIRVTDLTGKVLKVIATLPSTELSPAGYDNVLNAPRLFEWRDDEPATITWCVPLDSGIYKSKKDFHDVVYALSAPFTGAASELFKTSWRYSGTSWGNDKLALVSERLQSKQAIRLSRYNPSNGQLELLMERNTTDAYNNPGTPVTEKNKYGRQVIKLIDNGTKLLMNNTVGSSPKGDLPFLAKFDLTTKQNEIIWRCPEGTFEMVTDVIDAEKLVLLTRRESQKDMPNYYIKNLVLRVADRPITAFANPYPQLEGISKQKVSYKRADGVDLTGDLYLPKNYDAKKEGPLPVLIWAYPREFNSAADAAQIRGSQYRFTMVSYGGPVFWVTQGYAVLDNAEMPIVATDSSRKPNDNFIDQLRMNAEAAIDKLAGMGVGDSNRVAIGGHSYGAFMTVNLLAHTNLFKAGIARSGAYNRSLTPFGFQNEERTYWEAPELYSAMSPFSYANKIKTPLLMIHGEMDDNPGTFPIQSERLFNAVKGHGGTVRYVVLPYEAHGYKGKENLLHMLYEQHAWLEKYVKNAGK, encoded by the coding sequence ATGAGAACGCTGTTTTTATTGATTTCATTTGTTATTGCACATGCCTGCTATGCCCAGGATGAAGGATATAAAACCCCGCCTAAGGAAATTGCGGACCTGCTGCTCGCTAATCCTACTCCCGCAGTGAGCGTCGATGGTCAGGGTAACTGGATGTTAGTGATGGAACGCAACAGTTATCCATCAGTAGAAGAACTGGCCCAGCCGGAACTGCGTATCGCCGGACAACGTATTAATCCGGGCAACTTTGCACCGAGCCGACAGACCTACATCAATCATTTCAAACTGAAAGACCTTCATGCCAACAGGGAATTTGCCGTTACCGGACTGCCTGCAAACATGCTGGCTGGCAATGTGGTGTGGAGTCCGGATGAAAAGAAGATCGCCTTTATCAATACTTCCGCTAAAGCGGTTGACCTGTATGTGATCGATATTGCTACCCATAAGGCTACCAGGGTAAACAAACAACCACTGAACGTGATCCTGGGCGATCATTTCATCTGGATGGATGATCATACCTTACTGTATAAAACCATTCTGCAGCCGGCTACTGCTGCTCCTGCCAGGTCATTAATGCCTGCTGGTCCCACCATTCAGCAGAATCTCGGTAAGGTAGCACCCAGCCGCACTTACCAGGATCTGATCAAATCCCCTTATGATGAAGAGCTGTTTGCTTTTTATGCTACCACGCAACTGGTAAAAAATGTGAATGGCACGGAAACTAAGATAGGAGAACCGGCTATCTATAACGCCTATAGCTTATCCCCTGATAAAAAATATCTGCTGACCCGTACTATCAACAAACCTTTTTCGTATCTGGTACCCGCATATGGATTTAATGCTTCCATTCGTGTGACCGATCTTACCGGTAAGGTGCTGAAAGTAATAGCAACGTTGCCTTCTACAGAATTATCTCCTGCTGGTTATGATAATGTGCTCAATGCCCCACGTTTATTCGAGTGGCGTGATGACGAGCCAGCGACCATTACCTGGTGTGTGCCGTTAGATAGTGGTATTTACAAAAGTAAAAAGGATTTTCACGACGTTGTGTACGCACTCAGCGCCCCCTTCACCGGAGCGGCCAGCGAGTTATTTAAGACCTCCTGGCGGTACAGCGGTACCAGCTGGGGAAATGATAAGCTGGCACTGGTAAGCGAACGCCTGCAAAGTAAACAGGCTATACGCCTGAGCCGTTATAACCCATCAAACGGCCAACTGGAATTGCTGATGGAACGCAATACGACCGATGCATATAACAATCCAGGTACACCAGTAACAGAGAAGAATAAATATGGCAGGCAGGTTATCAAACTGATTGACAACGGTACGAAGCTGCTGATGAATAATACAGTAGGCAGTTCTCCTAAAGGCGACTTGCCATTCCTCGCTAAATTCGATCTGACCACAAAACAGAACGAAATTATCTGGCGTTGTCCGGAAGGAACTTTCGAAATGGTGACGGATGTGATCGACGCCGAGAAACTGGTCTTGCTGACCCGCCGCGAATCACAGAAAGATATGCCAAACTATTACATCAAAAACCTGGTATTGCGCGTAGCCGACAGGCCCATTACTGCTTTCGCGAACCCCTATCCGCAACTCGAAGGCATCAGTAAACAGAAGGTCAGTTATAAAAGGGCGGATGGTGTAGACCTTACGGGTGACCTATACCTGCCTAAAAATTATGATGCTAAAAAGGAGGGGCCGCTGCCGGTGTTGATATGGGCCTATCCGAGAGAGTTCAACAGCGCAGCAGATGCCGCACAGATCAGGGGTTCTCAATACCGGTTCACCATGGTAAGTTATGGTGGTCCAGTATTCTGGGTAACGCAGGGCTACGCCGTGCTTGACAATGCTGAAATGCCGATCGTAGCCACCGACTCTTCCAGGAAGCCGAATGATAATTTCATTGATCAGCTGAGAATGAATGCGGAGGCGGCGATAGATAAACTCGCCGGAATGGGAGTAGGAGACAGCAACCGTGTAGCGATCGGCGGACATAGCTATGGGGCCTTTATGACGGTGAACCTGCTCGCTCACACGAACCTGTTTAAAGCGGGTATCGCCCGCAGCGGTGCGTACAACAGAAGTTTAACGCCTTTCGGTTTTCAGAATGAGGAGCGTACCTACTGGGAGGCGCCGGAATTGTATAGCGCCATGAGCCCATTCAGCTACGCTAATAAGATCAAAACGCCTTTGCTGATGATCCATGGTGAAATGGATGACAACCCGGGCACATTCCCAATTCAGAGCGAGCGTTTATTCAATGCCGTGAAAGGACATGGTGGTACCGTACGCTATGTGGTGCTGCCTTATGAAGCACACGGATATAAGGGGAAGGAAAACCTGCTGCATATGCTGTATGAGCAGCATGCCTGGTTGGAAAAATATGTGAAGAACGCAGGCAAATAA
- a CDS encoding Crp/Fnr family transcriptional regulator, which yields MQGSKLYVASHQTVRSDMSVVTAKPGFTSSLNRSYAIFFNMIAIHTGMKLSDNEQCLVMETLGTRRLRKRQYFVQEGDICRHLGFIIRGAARTYSINQKGQETILYFSTENNWLGDNDSFRNNRPCSYHIEAIEDTDLLIGNRQGLDTLRTAIPAIRMFMDYDHSRQLAFSHLRINTALSMNAEERYADLLSNWPEYSRRFSQNMIASFLGIQPETLSRIRKNWRGC from the coding sequence ATGCAAGGATCTAAACTTTATGTTGCCTCCCATCAGACTGTTCGCTCAGATATGTCTGTAGTTACTGCCAAGCCTGGATTTACCTCCTCTTTGAACAGGTCCTATGCGATTTTTTTCAACATGATAGCCATTCATACTGGCATGAAGCTCAGTGACAATGAGCAATGCCTGGTGATGGAAACACTTGGGACACGTCGCCTGCGGAAGCGGCAGTACTTTGTCCAGGAGGGAGATATCTGCAGACACCTGGGCTTTATCATACGCGGAGCCGCCCGCACGTATTCCATCAATCAAAAAGGACAGGAAACCATTCTTTACTTCAGTACAGAGAACAACTGGCTGGGAGATAACGACAGCTTTAGAAACAATCGCCCATGCAGTTATCATATTGAAGCAATTGAAGATACCGATCTGCTCATCGGAAATCGTCAGGGCCTCGATACATTGCGCACTGCAATACCAGCCATCCGGATGTTTATGGATTATGACCACTCCCGTCAGCTGGCGTTCAGTCATCTGCGGATCAATACAGCGCTAAGTATGAATGCCGAGGAAAGATATGCTGATCTGCTATCTAACTGGCCGGAGTACTCCAGGCGGTTCTCCCAGAACATGATCGCTTCTTTTCTTGGTATACAACCGGAAACGCTCAGCCGTATCCGTAAAAACTGGCGGGGATGTTAA
- a CDS encoding sigma-54 dependent transcriptional regulator: MKENILIVEDEYVLANDLRLMLEQAGHSICAIVDTIEDAKEAVRQYRPTWVLLDILLHNDAMGTDLAVFLTERNVGFIYVSASTNQEILELAKQTHPDGFLVKPVRERDLLMMLDIARNKHRQHTEVIAQREMSVQNQIRQIIDSNLESAHTLELVPAAFQSLVPFDFMYYEFFYPATNLTKGNSFLRIGFNEYQVISNQDLPKVLNKPKISVQRQALRPFVADDIHNQPSFDALLEVKGLENALHHRYDIRSYLPFVITLGSIGVRLAFYNKRYDAYSAAHLSLLSAVQRSLTDLFYKLHNFDTSFAGGSGSRKKVALSASLSADQHFRHLIGNSPVWLRVLDDMQTVAHTPVSVLVLGESGTGKELVAKSIHELSSRRARPFIVVNCATLPAALIESELFGHEKGAFTGASDKRIGKFEMADGGTLFLDEIGEMPMPLQGKLLRVLQEKELEYIGGSKTVKVDVRVIAATNKHLEKEVAEGRFRLDLFFRLNVFPIALPPLRERKEDIPLLSVSFLEQIAIRIGRLPAPVLSAAATRKLQAYQWPGNIRELENLMERLLIRCKNNTISETDLPELKNTMMPEEQEDQTLSRMEAEHIITILKKCNGKVFGVGGAAEILGLPGSTLASRIKKLGIKKDTYFRQ; this comes from the coding sequence ATGAAAGAGAATATACTCATTGTAGAAGATGAATATGTATTAGCCAATGACCTGCGGCTTATGCTGGAACAGGCGGGCCATAGCATTTGCGCTATAGTAGACACGATCGAAGACGCTAAAGAGGCCGTCCGGCAATATCGTCCTACCTGGGTACTATTGGATATATTACTGCATAACGATGCCATGGGAACCGATCTTGCCGTATTTCTCACAGAAAGGAACGTCGGATTTATCTATGTGTCAGCAAGTACCAATCAGGAGATACTCGAGCTGGCGAAACAGACACATCCGGATGGTTTTCTGGTAAAACCGGTGAGAGAAAGGGACCTGCTGATGATGCTTGACATTGCGCGTAATAAGCATAGACAACACACAGAGGTGATTGCTCAACGTGAAATGTCAGTGCAGAATCAGATACGTCAGATCATTGATAGTAATCTGGAGAGCGCTCACACTCTGGAGCTCGTTCCGGCTGCATTTCAGTCGCTTGTGCCGTTCGACTTCATGTATTACGAGTTCTTTTATCCGGCTACAAATCTAACAAAAGGGAATAGCTTTTTGAGAATAGGATTTAACGAATACCAGGTTATTTCCAACCAGGACCTACCGAAAGTGCTCAACAAGCCTAAAATCTCGGTACAGAGACAGGCTTTGCGACCGTTTGTCGCTGACGATATCCATAATCAGCCGTCTTTTGATGCGTTACTGGAAGTGAAAGGACTGGAAAATGCCCTTCATCACCGGTATGATATACGGTCATACCTTCCCTTCGTTATTACTCTTGGTAGTATCGGCGTGCGCCTGGCCTTCTACAATAAGCGATATGACGCCTACAGCGCTGCACATTTATCATTATTATCTGCCGTACAACGATCATTGACCGACCTGTTTTATAAACTGCACAATTTCGATACGAGTTTTGCCGGAGGTTCTGGTAGTAGGAAGAAAGTGGCCCTGTCCGCCTCTTTGTCGGCTGATCAGCATTTCAGGCACCTGATTGGCAATAGCCCCGTATGGCTGAGGGTACTGGACGATATGCAGACAGTCGCACATACGCCTGTTTCAGTACTGGTACTCGGTGAAAGTGGTACAGGCAAAGAGTTGGTGGCCAAAAGTATTCACGAGCTCTCTTCCCGGCGTGCCCGGCCTTTTATCGTCGTGAATTGTGCTACCTTACCGGCAGCGTTAATAGAATCAGAGCTGTTCGGACATGAAAAGGGGGCGTTTACAGGCGCTTCAGATAAGCGGATCGGGAAATTTGAAATGGCAGATGGCGGTACCCTGTTCCTCGATGAGATCGGAGAAATGCCCATGCCTTTGCAGGGTAAACTGCTACGCGTTTTGCAGGAAAAAGAGCTTGAATATATCGGAGGTAGTAAAACCGTAAAGGTGGATGTGCGTGTTATCGCTGCTACAAACAAGCATCTTGAAAAAGAAGTAGCAGAAGGACGTTTCCGGCTCGACCTGTTTTTCCGGTTGAATGTATTTCCGATCGCGTTACCTCCCTTGCGAGAAAGAAAAGAAGACATTCCCTTATTAAGCGTTTCCTTTCTTGAGCAGATTGCCATACGGATCGGACGCCTTCCTGCGCCCGTTCTGAGCGCAGCGGCCACCAGGAAGCTGCAGGCCTATCAGTGGCCTGGTAATATCAGGGAACTTGAAAATCTAATGGAGAGGTTGCTGATCAGATGTAAGAACAACACGATCAGCGAAACGGATCTGCCGGAACTAAAGAATACCATGATGCCTGAAGAACAGGAAGATCAGACACTTTCCAGGATGGAAGCAGAACATATAATTACGATCCTTAAGAAATGTAACGGGAAGGTATTTGGTGTTGGTGGTGCCGCTGAAATACTGGGACTTCCAGGCAGTACACTCGCCTCCCGGATAAAAAAATTAGGTATCAAGAAAGACACTTATTTCCGTCAGTAA
- a CDS encoding SphA family protein, with translation MKRYITASLSGILTKISVISPLTIRTLTISVFAVMAFSGHMHAQAPTLPPTNLGLANVFDGIAGKPGFLYQGYVQAFQTRGIYDQYGNKAATDLKINSLVTLHQFICLSKVKALGGNLGFTVIVPVAQVSASSINTGAPAANPKVWGDIITGVAVQWSDRKLFGKAFSHRTELDVSIPTGAFNDAYAINPSAHLYSFGMYHAFTLLVNKQLSVSARNQFNYNTRIIDSKAQPGTFYNGNYSVDYTILPGLKVEAAAYYLHQFNQDRYDGHSNYYATQYGITDTRERVLGYGPGVAYFLPGGGLMELKVFSETAAKNRPAGWRPTLRVAIPLTR, from the coding sequence ATGAAAAGATATATCACTGCCTCACTATCCGGCATCTTGACTAAAATAAGCGTCATTTCTCCGCTAACCATACGAACACTTACCATATCTGTCTTTGCCGTGATGGCGTTTTCAGGACATATGCATGCGCAGGCGCCAACATTACCACCCACCAACCTGGGACTAGCCAACGTTTTCGACGGTATCGCCGGCAAGCCCGGTTTCCTCTACCAGGGATATGTACAGGCCTTCCAGACTCGTGGCATCTACGACCAATACGGTAACAAAGCGGCTACTGATCTAAAGATCAATTCCCTCGTCACGTTACATCAGTTCATCTGCCTGTCAAAGGTAAAAGCACTCGGCGGCAATCTGGGCTTCACCGTGATAGTTCCTGTGGCACAGGTGAGCGCATCCAGTATCAATACCGGCGCCCCCGCTGCAAACCCGAAAGTATGGGGAGACATTATTACAGGCGTAGCCGTTCAATGGTCTGACCGCAAATTATTTGGGAAAGCCTTCTCTCACCGTACAGAACTGGATGTAAGCATACCTACCGGCGCCTTTAATGACGCCTATGCCATTAATCCATCCGCACACCTGTACTCTTTTGGTATGTATCATGCCTTTACCCTTCTGGTGAACAAACAGCTCAGCGTCAGTGCACGTAACCAATTCAATTATAACACCCGCATTATTGACAGCAAAGCACAACCAGGCACTTTCTATAATGGCAACTATTCCGTGGATTATACCATTCTCCCAGGATTGAAGGTCGAAGCGGCTGCTTACTATTTACACCAGTTCAATCAGGACCGGTATGATGGTCACAGTAATTATTATGCCACACAGTATGGAATTACTGATACCCGGGAACGTGTGCTCGGCTATGGTCCTGGCGTCGCTTACTTCTTACCGGGAGGCGGTCTGATGGAGTTGAAGGTATTTTCTGAAACCGCCGCGAAGAATCGTCCGGCAGGTTGGAGGCCGACATTGCGTGTAGCCATTCCTTTAACCAGGTAA
- a CDS encoding VOC family protein — MSQIISTTVKDARLSQYAGKILALFAIVLATTFPAITARAQDKATLSGVDHIGINVPDLPQAVQFFSDVLGFTAVTQIGPVSLDSNWKNMNHMHAGTGPVTIKMTRAGDGANIELFYYEKNEGSQQQPGGDDIGATHIAFYTPDIKQSVAYLKSKKVTFLGEPFTMPVGDTEGETWVYFLTPWGAKMELVSYPNGKGYEKKHPAIRLWSPAASTEKPAANDTLSKAQLQQLAATHLQIWNTRDAATRLTRLETLYASDVVFVDAAYISTGLKELNDFIGHLQQQHNTFNFSLARIDANHNAVRLFWNYGDKAHPAAVKGMDLMLVENGKIKSLHAFLDTVNK; from the coding sequence ATGTCACAGATAATATCTACTACAGTAAAAGATGCCAGACTTAGCCAGTACGCCGGTAAAATACTGGCCTTATTCGCCATCGTACTTGCAACAACATTTCCAGCCATTACGGCACGGGCGCAGGATAAGGCGACCCTGTCAGGCGTCGACCATATCGGTATCAATGTCCCTGATCTGCCACAGGCCGTTCAGTTCTTTTCTGATGTGCTGGGCTTTACCGCTGTCACCCAAATTGGCCCGGTATCACTGGACAGCAATTGGAAAAACATGAACCACATGCACGCCGGTACGGGACCTGTTACTATTAAAATGACGAGAGCCGGAGATGGCGCCAACATTGAGCTGTTCTATTATGAGAAAAATGAAGGCAGCCAGCAACAACCTGGTGGCGACGATATCGGCGCAACCCATATCGCGTTCTATACGCCGGATATTAAACAAAGCGTCGCGTATCTCAAGTCTAAAAAGGTAACCTTCCTGGGCGAACCATTTACGATGCCTGTGGGAGACACTGAAGGTGAAACCTGGGTATACTTTCTGACACCGTGGGGTGCTAAAATGGAACTTGTATCCTACCCGAATGGAAAAGGTTACGAGAAAAAACATCCTGCTATCAGGCTATGGTCGCCCGCTGCAAGTACTGAAAAGCCCGCCGCCAATGATACACTCAGCAAGGCACAGTTACAGCAGCTGGCAGCCACACATCTGCAGATCTGGAACACCAGAGATGCGGCTACCCGTCTGACCAGGCTGGAAACACTTTATGCCAGTGATGTTGTCTTTGTGGATGCAGCTTACATCTCTACCGGTTTAAAAGAGCTTAATGACTTCATTGGTCATCTCCAGCAACAGCATAACACCTTCAACTTCTCTCTGGCAAGGATCGATGCTAATCATAATGCAGTTCGTCTCTTCTGGAACTATGGAGACAAGGCTCATCCGGCAGCTGTTAAAGGCATGGACCTGATGCTGGTCGAAAATGGTAAGATTAAATCACTGCACGCCTTCCTGGATACAGTGAACAAATAA
- a CDS encoding nuclear transport factor 2 family protein: protein MATQSTNEQIVRDLYQAAEVQDAKLFASMFTPDGYFWDVSAGKKYYGEDIGLTVDIYAKAFPDMHRELLKVYVQDEQNMVMVELTLNGTHKGPLMLPSGTIPATGKTINTPCADFFLLENGKIKSFHCYTAATILLKQIGIM from the coding sequence ATGGCAACTCAATCCACCAATGAACAGATTGTCCGTGACCTTTACCAGGCTGCGGAAGTACAGGACGCGAAATTATTTGCCTCCATGTTCACACCAGATGGCTACTTCTGGGACGTTTCAGCCGGAAAAAAATACTACGGGGAAGACATCGGTTTAACCGTTGATATCTACGCCAAGGCGTTCCCTGATATGCACCGGGAGCTGTTAAAAGTGTATGTGCAGGACGAGCAGAATATGGTGATGGTAGAGCTTACCTTAAACGGTACCCACAAAGGGCCGCTTATGTTACCATCAGGCACCATCCCTGCTACCGGAAAAACCATCAATACGCCGTGTGCGGACTTCTTTCTGCTGGAAAACGGGAAGATAAAATCCTTTCATTGTTACACAGCGGCCACGATCCTGTTAAAACAGATTGGCATAATGTAA